From the genome of Glycine max cultivar Williams 82 chromosome 2, Glycine_max_v4.0, whole genome shotgun sequence, one region includes:
- the LOC100812316 gene encoding calcium-dependent protein kinase 26 codes for MGNTCRGSLKGKYSQGLSQPEDHSKPTTTHSDPSSDHPSTKQSAENYNNNNYLPFNAKRESIMRRGLDNQAYYVLGHKTPNIRDLYTLGRKLGQGQFGTTYLCTENATSIEYACKSISKRKLISKEDVEDVRREIQIMHHLAGHKNIVTIKGAYEDPLYVHIVMELCSGGELFDRIIQRGHYTERKAADLTKIIVGVVEACHSLGVMHRDLKPENFLLVNKDDDFSLKAIDFGLSVFFKPGQVFTDVVGSPYYVAPEVLLKHYGPEADVWTAGVILYILLSGVPPFWAETQQGIFDAVLKGLIDFDSDPWPLISDSAKDLIRKMLCSRPSERLTAHQVLCHPWICENGVAPDRSLDPAVLSRLKQFSAMNKLKKMALRVIAESLSEEEIAGLREMFQAMDTDNSGAITFDELKAGLRRYGSTLKDIEIRDLMEAADVDKSGTIDYGEFIAATVHLNKLEREEHLIAAFQYFDKDGSGYITVDELQQACAEQNMTDAFLEDIIREVDQDNDGRIDYGEFAAMMQKGNAGIGRRTMRNSLNLSMRDAPSAQ; via the exons ATGGGCAACACTTGCCGCGGATCTTTGAAAGGTAAATATTCTCAGGGCTTGAGCCAGCCCGAAGACCATTCAAAGCCCACCACCACCCATTCTGATCCCTCCTCCGACCACCCCTCTACCAAGCAATCTGCAGAaaactacaacaacaacaactatctTCCCTTCAACGCCAAGAGAGAGTCCATCATGCGCCGCGGCCTCGACAACCAAGCCTATTATGTCTTGGGCCATAAGACTCCCAACATTCGTGATCTATACACTCTTGGCCGTAAATTGGGACAGGGCCAATTTGGTACCACTTATTTATGCACCGAGAATGCTACCTCCATTGAATATGCCTGCAAATCCATCTCCAAAAGGAAGTTGATTTCCAAGGAGGACGTTGAGGACGTTAGGAGGGAAATTCAGATAATGCATCATTTAGCTGGTCACAAGAACATTGTCACCATCAAGGGTGCTTATGAGGATCCACTCTATGTTCATATTGTCATGGAGCTTTGTTCCGGGGGTGAGTTGTTTGATCGCATCATCCAGAGGGGCCACTATACCGAGAGGAAGGCCGCTGACTTGACCAAAATTATTGTTGGTGTTGTTGAGGCTTGCCATTCCCTTGGGGTCATGCATAGAGATCTCAAGCCTGAAAACTTTCTCTTGGtcaacaaagatgatgatttctCTCTTAAAGCCATTGACTTTGGCCTCTCCGTTTTCTTCAAACCCG GTCAAGTTTTCACTGATGTAGTCGGCAGCCCATACTATGTTGCTCCTGAGGTTCTCCTCAAACATTATGGGCCTGAAGCAGATGTGTGGACAGCGGGTGTCATACTGTACATATTGCTTAGTGGAGTGCCGCCATTTTGGGCAG AGACCCAGCAGGGTATATTTGATGCAGTATTGAAGGGACTTATAGATTTTGACTCAGATCCTTGGCCTCTAATATCTGACAGTGCAAAAGATCTGATTAGAAAGATGCTGTGTTCTCGGCCTTCAGAACGGTTGACTGCTCATCAAGTGTTAT GTCATCCTTGGATATGTGAAAATGGAGTTGCCCCTGACAGGTCACTGGACCCTGCTGTTCTTTCTCGTCTCAAACAGTTTTCTGCTATGAATAAGCTAAAGAAGATGGCTCTGCGA GTGATTGCTGAAAGTCTATCCGAAGAGGAGATTGCCGGTTTGAGAGAAATGTTTCAGGCTATGGATACTGATAACAGTGGTGCAATCACTTTCGATGAACTCAAAGCTGGTCTAAGAAGATATGGGTCTACCCTTAAGGATATAGAAATACGTGATCTTATGGAAGCG GCTGATGTGGACAAAAGTGGAACCATAGACTATGGGGAGTTTATTGCTGCAACAGTTCATCTCAACAAACTAGAGCGTGAAGAACATCTCATTGCAGCATTCCAATATTTTGACAAGGATGGTAGTGGGTACATTACAGTTGATGAACTTCAACAAGCTTGTGCAGAACAAAACATGACTGACGCTTTTCTTGAAGACATCATTAGAGAAGTTGATCAAGATAAT